One genomic segment of Photobacterium sp. DA100 includes these proteins:
- a CDS encoding DUF805 domain-containing protein, protein MDQKWALFSFQGRMRRRDYWIYSIPVLLVSLPVFLYSTPENAGNSLLNILSIVVLVFVFWASVALNVKRLHDRNKSAWWIILTFLPLIGPIFVIVELGILDGTPGPNQFGADPKGRGNPPPAPRPDDQSKDSKETMTIDM, encoded by the coding sequence ATGGATCAAAAGTGGGCCTTGTTTTCATTTCAAGGACGGATGCGCCGTCGCGATTACTGGATCTACAGCATCCCGGTGCTGTTGGTGTCGCTGCCGGTGTTTCTTTATTCGACACCGGAAAACGCGGGCAACTCGTTGCTGAATATTTTGTCGATTGTGGTGTTGGTGTTTGTGTTCTGGGCTTCGGTGGCGCTGAATGTGAAGCGCCTGCATGATCGTAACAAGAGTGCGTGGTGGATCATCCTGACCTTCTTGCCTCTTATCGGTCCGATCTTTGTGATTGTCGAGCTGGGCATTTTGGATGGTACGCCGGGGCCTAACCAGTTTGGTGCTGATCCTAAGGGGCGTGGCAACCCGCCGCCGGCTCCGCGTCCTGATGATCAGTCCAAGGACAGCAAAGAGACAATGACCATCGATATGTGA
- a CDS encoding bifunctional 3-deoxy-7-phosphoheptulonate synthase/chorismate mutase, with amino-acid sequence MIIVLKPNATEQQAKEILARIEGAGLKPLYMPGVERIVLGALGDERVLQQLHLDAYPCVETVKPILTKYKMVSREVQAHDTVVRFGNAAVGGDKFAVIAGPCSVESEEQLLSVAEVVKKHGAVALRGGAYKPRTSPYDFQGMGIEGLKLLKKANEQLGIPTVSEVMEVSQMDSMCEYIDCLQIGARNMQNYALLKAVGESKKPVLLKRGLSATIEELLLAAEYIYDAGNPNIILCERGIRTYETATRNTLDLNAVAYLKQRTHLPVVVDPSHGTGVRELVIPLSRAAAAVGADGIIVESHLNPCEALSDGHQALTGPMFEQLMQELKPFVEAAGRTL; translated from the coding sequence ATGATCATCGTACTCAAGCCAAATGCCACCGAGCAACAAGCCAAAGAAATTCTCGCCCGCATCGAAGGCGCCGGCCTCAAGCCGCTCTACATGCCTGGCGTGGAACGTATTGTTCTGGGGGCATTGGGCGATGAGCGCGTGCTCCAGCAATTGCACCTTGATGCCTACCCTTGCGTAGAAACCGTCAAGCCGATCCTGACCAAGTACAAGATGGTGAGCCGTGAAGTGCAGGCCCACGATACCGTGGTTCGTTTCGGCAATGCCGCTGTGGGCGGCGACAAGTTTGCCGTGATTGCCGGCCCTTGCTCAGTTGAATCTGAAGAGCAACTACTGAGCGTCGCCGAAGTGGTGAAAAAACACGGCGCTGTTGCCCTGCGTGGTGGTGCCTACAAGCCGCGTACCAGCCCGTACGATTTCCAGGGAATGGGAATTGAGGGGCTGAAGCTGCTGAAAAAGGCCAACGAGCAGCTCGGTATCCCAACCGTTTCTGAGGTGATGGAAGTCAGCCAGATGGATTCAATGTGTGAATATATCGACTGCCTTCAAATTGGCGCGCGCAATATGCAGAACTACGCGCTGCTAAAAGCTGTCGGTGAAAGCAAAAAACCGGTCTTGCTCAAACGCGGACTTTCAGCCACTATCGAGGAGCTGTTACTCGCGGCGGAGTACATCTATGACGCAGGCAACCCGAATATCATCCTGTGTGAAAGAGGGATCCGTACCTACGAGACAGCGACACGGAATACATTGGATTTGAACGCCGTGGCATACCTCAAGCAGCGCACCCACCTGCCGGTGGTCGTTGACCCAAGCCATGGTACCGGGGTGCGTGAGCTGGTGATCCCACTGTCACGTGCTGCGGCAGCGGTTGGTGCTGACGGCATTATCGTCGAATCACACCTTAACCCGTGTGAAGCCTTGTCGGACGGCCACCAGGCACTGACCGGTCCAATGTTTGAACAGTTGATGCAAGAGTTGAAACCGTTTGTAGAAGCGGCAGGGAGAACGCTGTGA
- a CDS encoding aminodeoxychorismate/anthranilate synthase component II has protein sequence MSLPHIVLLDNFDSFTYNLVDQFRSLGCEVTIYRNSLTAQQMEQALAEKTNPVLVLSPGPGAPADAGCMPELIKQVRGKIPMIGICLGHQAIVEAYGGKVSGAGEIVHGKSAMMTHTGHDVFGELPSPLSIARYHSLVAETVPESLNIIADVDGLVMAVTNDEDRVCGYQFHPESILTTQGAQLLTNTLAWVTSSPTNNERTSHQPV, from the coding sequence ATGTCCCTACCTCATATTGTATTGCTTGATAACTTTGACTCCTTTACCTACAACCTGGTGGACCAGTTCCGCTCGCTGGGCTGTGAAGTAACGATTTACCGCAACAGCCTGACCGCCCAGCAAATGGAGCAGGCACTGGCTGAAAAAACCAACCCGGTACTGGTGTTGTCACCGGGCCCGGGTGCCCCTGCCGATGCGGGCTGTATGCCTGAGCTGATCAAACAGGTTCGTGGCAAAATCCCGATGATTGGCATCTGCCTAGGCCACCAGGCCATTGTTGAAGCCTATGGCGGCAAAGTGTCAGGCGCAGGTGAAATCGTTCATGGTAAATCAGCCATGATGACCCATACCGGCCATGACGTATTTGGTGAATTGCCAAGCCCATTATCGATTGCCCGTTACCACTCGCTGGTTGCCGAAACGGTACCCGAGAGCCTGAATATCATTGCCGATGTTGACGGCCTGGTCATGGCGGTGACCAATGATGAGGATCGGGTGTGCGGTTACCAATTCCACCCGGAATCCATCCTCACCACCCAAGGTGCCCAGCTACTGACCAATACGCTGGCGTGGGTCACGTCGTCACCGACCAATAATGAGCGAACCAGTCATCAGCCGGTATAG
- a CDS encoding YciK family oxidoreductase encodes MDYQIAENSLKDRVILVTGAGDGIGRQAAISYAAHGATVILLGRTVAKLEAVYDEIEALGYPQPAIIPMDMMGATKQNYLDMADTIEGQFGRLDGVLHNASLLGVLSPFDQLGEDTYDDVMQVNVKAQFLLTQAIMPLVKKAEDGRIVFTSSTVGHQGRSFWGAYSISKFATEGMMQILADEMANTNVRVNAINPGGTRTGMRAKAFPAEDPSLLKTPEEIMPLYLYLMGPESKDINGQCIDAQPKRKPGAAS; translated from the coding sequence GTGGATTATCAAATCGCTGAAAACTCACTGAAAGATAGAGTTATTCTGGTAACCGGAGCGGGTGATGGAATTGGCCGCCAGGCAGCCATCAGCTATGCCGCCCACGGCGCGACCGTTATCCTGCTGGGCCGTACCGTCGCCAAGCTAGAAGCCGTTTACGACGAGATTGAAGCCCTGGGCTACCCGCAGCCTGCGATCATCCCGATGGATATGATGGGGGCCACCAAGCAGAACTACCTCGACATGGCAGACACTATCGAGGGACAATTTGGCCGCTTGGACGGCGTCCTGCACAACGCTTCGCTGCTGGGCGTGCTCAGCCCGTTTGACCAACTCGGCGAAGACACCTACGACGACGTGATGCAGGTCAATGTCAAAGCCCAGTTCCTGCTGACCCAGGCGATTATGCCGCTGGTGAAAAAAGCCGAAGACGGCCGCATTGTCTTCACGTCATCCACTGTGGGCCACCAGGGCCGCTCATTCTGGGGCGCCTACTCGATCTCCAAGTTTGCCACCGAAGGCATGATGCAGATCCTGGCCGATGAAATGGCCAACACCAATGTCCGCGTCAATGCCATCAACCCAGGCGGGACCCGCACGGGTATGCGTGCCAAGGCCTTCCCGGCGGAGGATCCGTCATTGCTGAAGACCCCGGAGGAGATCATGCCGCTGTATCTCTACCTGATGGGCCCTGAGAGCAAGGACATCAACGGCCAGTGCATTGATGCCCAGCCAAAGCGCAAGCCGGGCGCCGCCAGCTAG
- a CDS encoding YciN family protein translates to MSTKETISTDDLLMIANQQIQDHEAYIDGMRATSVEERGGVLIFKGEFFLDDKGLPTEKTTAVFNMFKYLAHQLSPKFTLGK, encoded by the coding sequence ATGAGCACCAAAGAAACCATTTCAACTGATGACCTGCTAATGATTGCCAACCAGCAAATTCAAGATCATGAAGCCTACATCGACGGTATGCGTGCCACTTCCGTTGAAGAGCGTGGCGGGGTACTGATTTTCAAAGGCGAATTCTTCCTCGATGACAAGGGCCTGCCGACCGAAAAGACCACGGCAGTCTTCAACATGTTCAAATACCTTGCCCACCAGCTATCGCCGAAGTTTACCCTCGGCAAATAA
- a CDS encoding PHP domain-containing protein: MLFDLHSHTTASDGRLSPEELVLRAVERRVDVLAITDHDTVAGLAAAEQVIEAQKLPLTLIKGIEISTLWQNFDIHIVGLNIDPEHPAIVALIEAQAQRRADRAAMMGERLEKNRMPGALAGAMAIANGATLTRAHFAQWIVEQGYAKNMQAVFKNFLTRNNPGYVPPNWCTMAEAVEAIHRAGGQAVLAHPGRYKMTAKWQKRLLTAFVAAKGDAMEVAQPQQSPQERRLLGDYSIDYQLLASQGSDFHYASPWTELGRNLWLPKGVSEVWQDWSVEKKRIDEEVHD, from the coding sequence ATGTTGTTTGATTTACATAGCCACACCACCGCATCGGACGGGCGGTTGTCGCCGGAAGAACTTGTGTTGCGCGCCGTTGAGCGCCGGGTCGATGTGTTGGCGATCACCGATCACGATACTGTGGCGGGGCTGGCTGCTGCCGAGCAGGTGATAGAAGCACAAAAACTGCCTCTGACTCTCATCAAAGGCATTGAAATATCGACACTTTGGCAAAATTTTGATATTCACATTGTCGGTTTGAATATTGATCCTGAGCACCCTGCCATTGTTGCCCTGATTGAAGCGCAGGCACAGCGCCGCGCCGATCGCGCTGCCATGATGGGAGAGCGGCTGGAAAAGAACAGGATGCCGGGCGCGCTGGCTGGTGCGATGGCGATTGCCAACGGCGCGACCTTGACCCGCGCCCACTTTGCCCAGTGGATTGTCGAGCAGGGCTACGCCAAGAATATGCAGGCGGTCTTCAAGAATTTCCTGACCCGAAACAACCCGGGCTATGTGCCGCCCAACTGGTGTACGATGGCCGAGGCCGTTGAGGCAATCCACCGAGCTGGTGGGCAGGCGGTGCTTGCCCATCCCGGTCGCTACAAGATGACCGCCAAATGGCAAAAGCGCCTGCTCACTGCCTTTGTCGCAGCCAAAGGCGATGCCATGGAAGTGGCGCAGCCGCAGCAGTCACCCCAGGAAAGGCGCCTGCTCGGGGACTATTCGATCGACTACCAATTACTCGCTTCGCAGGGCTCTGATTTCCATTATGCCTCGCCATGGACCGAACTGGGCCGCAACCTGTGGCTGCCCAAGGGCGTGTCTGAAGTCTGGCAGGACTGGAGCGTTGAGAAGAAACGCATAGACGAGGAAGTGCACGATTAG
- the trpD gene encoding anthranilate phosphoribosyltransferase, whose translation MDATIYTIANKLYDQQGLSQEESQTLFDAIIKGEVEPVLLSAVLTALKIKGETPAEIAGAAKALLANANPFPSPEYDFADIVGTGGDGANTINISTTAAFVAAACGVKVAKHGNRGVSSKSGSSDLLDKFGINLAMAPETAREALDDLGVCFLFAPQYHGGVRHAMPVRQSLKTRTIFNVLGPLINPARPNIELMGVYDASLVRPIAETMAAMGMKRAAVVHGSGLDEVAIHGETTVAEIIDGEITEYSLTPADFGLESHPLEAIKGGEPEENRAIITNILTGKGTDAQMGAVAVNVALLLRLFGQQDLKANAEKAINVMKSGKAFELVGQLAARG comes from the coding sequence ATGGATGCGACCATCTACACCATTGCCAACAAGCTCTACGACCAGCAAGGCTTGAGCCAGGAAGAAAGCCAGACCCTGTTCGATGCCATCATCAAGGGCGAAGTCGAGCCCGTGCTGCTATCGGCAGTCCTAACGGCACTGAAAATCAAAGGCGAAACCCCGGCTGAAATCGCCGGAGCCGCCAAGGCCCTGCTGGCCAATGCCAATCCGTTCCCGAGTCCCGAGTACGACTTTGCCGACATCGTCGGTACCGGCGGCGACGGGGCCAACACCATCAACATCTCCACCACGGCCGCTTTCGTGGCCGCCGCTTGTGGCGTGAAGGTGGCCAAGCACGGCAACCGCGGGGTATCGAGCAAGTCGGGCTCTTCAGATCTGCTCGACAAATTTGGCATCAACCTGGCCATGGCGCCGGAGACAGCGCGCGAAGCTCTCGATGATCTGGGCGTGTGCTTCCTGTTCGCCCCGCAATACCACGGCGGTGTGCGCCATGCGATGCCGGTGCGCCAGAGCTTGAAAACACGCACCATCTTCAATGTACTGGGTCCTTTGATTAACCCGGCTCGTCCTAACATCGAGCTAATGGGGGTCTACGACGCTTCACTGGTTCGCCCGATTGCCGAGACCATGGCAGCCATGGGGATGAAGCGCGCCGCGGTTGTCCACGGCAGCGGCTTGGACGAAGTCGCTATCCATGGAGAAACCACGGTGGCTGAAATCATCGATGGCGAAATCACCGAGTATAGCTTGACGCCCGCTGACTTCGGCCTTGAAAGCCACCCGCTCGAAGCGATCAAGGGTGGAGAGCCGGAGGAAAACCGTGCCATTATTACCAATATCCTGACCGGCAAAGGCACCGATGCCCAGATGGGCGCCGTGGCAGTCAATGTGGCCTTGCTGCTTCGCCTATTCGGCCAGCAGGATCTCAAGGCCAACGCCGAGAAAGCCATCAACGTCATGAAGTCTGGCAAGGCCTTTGAGCTTGTCGGCCAACTTGCAGCACGAGGTTAA
- a CDS encoding L-threonylcarbamoyladenylate synthase — translation MSQFFYVHPETPQNRLINQAVAIIRNGGVIVYPTDSGYALGCQLENKSALERICQIRRLNDKHNFTLLCRDLSELSLYARVDNAAYRLLRNNTPGAYTFIFKGTKEVPRRLMNPKRKTIGIRVPDNAIALALLEALGEPMMSTSLILPGNETTESDPDEIRDKLEHAVDLIINGGYLGEQPTTVIDFSNDEMEIARVGAGDPSPFE, via the coding sequence ATGAGTCAGTTTTTTTATGTTCACCCTGAAACGCCGCAAAATCGATTGATCAACCAGGCGGTGGCGATTATCCGCAATGGCGGGGTGATTGTGTATCCGACCGATTCGGGCTATGCCCTTGGCTGCCAGCTGGAGAACAAGTCGGCACTGGAGCGGATCTGCCAGATCCGCCGCTTGAACGATAAGCATAACTTTACCTTGCTGTGCCGTGACCTTTCCGAGCTGTCGCTGTATGCCCGGGTGGATAACGCCGCGTACCGCTTGCTCCGCAATAACACGCCGGGTGCCTACACCTTCATTTTCAAGGGCACTAAGGAAGTCCCGCGCCGCCTGATGAACCCCAAGCGCAAGACCATCGGGATCCGCGTGCCGGACAACGCCATTGCGTTGGCCCTGCTGGAGGCGCTGGGCGAGCCGATGATGTCGACATCGCTGATTTTGCCGGGTAACGAAACCACCGAGTCCGATCCGGACGAGATCCGCGACAAGCTTGAGCACGCGGTGGATTTGATCATCAATGGCGGGTATCTCGGTGAGCAGCCGACCACGGTGATTGATTTTAGCAACGATGAAATGGAAATTGCCCGGGTGGGTGCCGGTGATCCGTCGCCGTTTGAGTAA
- a CDS encoding anthranilate synthase component 1, with translation MNTNPLGVGELELLSLDVPYVADPTELYYSVCGDRPHNLLLESAEIDSKQDLKSLMLIDAAVRIVCRGKVVTLEALTDNGLNVLQTLEGKMPADIRAVREGRQLALTFPAAERALDEDSRLRQTSSFDALRMIQHAFDIAGHPREALFLGGLFAYDVVDGFEPLPGVKQDNRCPDYLFYIAETLLVIDHQRRKGKLQATLFGGDEYTSSYFELSRRLQHIKEACLEPMPLPAAQLVDECEPVVSVSDDDFCQQVIDLKRHVVNGDVFQVVPSRQFTLPCPSPLNAYKELKIGNPSPYMFYLQDADFTLFGASPESALKYCTESNQIEIYPIAGTRHRGKNPDGSINLDLDGRIELELRCDMKENAEHMMLVDLARNDVARISEPGSRYVADLLKVDRYSHVMHLVSRVVGQLRGDLDALHAYQACMNMGTLTGAPKIRAMQLIRDVEQRRRGSYGGAVGYLTGHGDMDTCIVIRSAYVEDDVASVQAGAGVVYDSVPQAEADETRGKAQAVITAIRKAHSAPERQSH, from the coding sequence GTGAATACCAACCCACTAGGCGTCGGCGAGCTGGAACTGCTCAGCCTCGATGTCCCCTATGTTGCGGATCCGACGGAGCTGTATTACTCCGTCTGTGGCGACCGCCCACACAACCTATTGCTGGAGTCGGCCGAAATCGACTCCAAACAAGATCTCAAGAGCCTGATGCTCATCGACGCGGCAGTGCGTATCGTCTGCCGCGGCAAAGTGGTCACCCTGGAAGCCTTGACCGATAACGGCCTCAATGTACTGCAGACCCTGGAGGGCAAGATGCCCGCCGATATCCGCGCAGTACGCGAAGGACGCCAGCTCGCGTTGACGTTCCCGGCGGCAGAGCGCGCCCTCGACGAAGACAGCCGCCTACGCCAAACCTCCTCGTTTGATGCATTGCGCATGATCCAGCACGCCTTCGATATCGCAGGCCATCCGCGTGAAGCCCTGTTTCTCGGCGGCCTGTTCGCCTATGACGTGGTTGACGGTTTCGAGCCGTTGCCGGGCGTCAAACAGGACAACCGCTGCCCGGACTACCTCTTCTATATTGCCGAAACGCTGCTAGTGATCGACCACCAGCGCCGCAAAGGCAAATTGCAGGCCACCCTGTTCGGGGGCGACGAGTACACCTCGAGCTATTTCGAGCTCAGCCGCCGCCTGCAGCACATCAAGGAGGCCTGCCTCGAGCCAATGCCGCTTCCGGCTGCCCAGCTAGTGGATGAGTGCGAACCGGTGGTCAGTGTCAGCGACGACGATTTCTGCCAACAGGTCATTGACCTCAAGCGGCATGTGGTCAATGGCGACGTGTTCCAGGTGGTCCCGTCCCGCCAGTTCACCCTGCCGTGCCCGTCGCCGCTCAATGCCTACAAAGAGCTGAAGATCGGCAACCCGAGTCCTTACATGTTCTACCTGCAGGATGCTGACTTCACCCTGTTCGGCGCCTCGCCGGAAAGTGCGCTGAAGTACTGCACCGAGAGCAACCAGATTGAGATTTACCCGATTGCCGGTACCCGCCACCGCGGTAAGAACCCGGATGGCTCAATCAATTTGGATCTTGATGGCCGCATCGAGCTTGAACTGCGCTGCGATATGAAAGAAAACGCCGAGCACATGATGCTGGTCGACCTGGCCCGTAACGATGTCGCCCGTATCAGTGAACCGGGTAGCCGCTATGTCGCCGATTTGCTCAAAGTCGACCGCTACAGCCATGTGATGCACCTGGTGTCCCGTGTTGTCGGCCAGCTCCGTGGCGATCTGGATGCCCTGCACGCCTACCAGGCCTGTATGAATATGGGGACGCTAACCGGTGCACCGAAAATCCGTGCCATGCAGCTTATCCGTGATGTCGAGCAGCGCCGCCGTGGCAGCTATGGCGGTGCGGTAGGCTACCTGACCGGCCATGGTGATATGGATACCTGTATCGTGATCCGCTCGGCCTACGTCGAAGATGATGTTGCCAGCGTGCAGGCCGGGGCCGGCGTGGTATATGACTCGGTGCCTCAGGCAGAGGCCGATGAGACCCGCGGCAAGGCACAGGCGGTGATCACGGCTATTCGCAAGGCACACAGTGCCCCAGAACGTCAATCGCACTAA
- the rluB gene encoding 23S rRNA pseudouridine(2605) synthase RluB: protein MSEKLQKVLARSGQGSRREIELMIQQGRVSIDGKVAKLGDRLEDLSVNVRIDGHKIQLVSSSEEVCRVLAYNKPEGELCTRHDPEGRRTVFDRLPRLNGGRWVSVGRLDANTAGLLLFTTDGELANRLMHPSRCVEREYMVRVFGEVTEEMVRNLVKGVELEDGMARFEDVVYAGGEGMNHTFYVVITEGRNREVRRLWDSQGVTVSRLKRVRYGDIFLTKDLPRGGWMELELKEVNYLREKVELPAETETMLTVEGQKRKRGVRQIRRAVRRHEERLNEDTGRGRRGRQDQRRSPSRNQGEDSRNESRRKPSGNPSTRRNQGEESTNGPRRKPSGNAANRRNPLKNKPAKPRSRK from the coding sequence ATGAGTGAAAAATTACAGAAGGTACTGGCACGTTCTGGCCAGGGTTCTCGCCGAGAAATCGAATTAATGATCCAGCAGGGTCGAGTCAGTATCGACGGTAAGGTAGCCAAGCTTGGTGACCGACTGGAAGATCTGTCAGTCAATGTTCGCATTGATGGTCACAAAATCCAGTTGGTGTCGTCTTCAGAAGAAGTGTGCCGAGTATTGGCGTACAACAAACCTGAAGGTGAACTGTGTACCCGTCATGATCCAGAAGGTCGCCGCACGGTATTTGACCGTCTGCCTCGCCTTAACGGTGGTCGCTGGGTATCGGTTGGCCGTCTTGATGCCAACACCGCGGGCCTGCTGCTGTTCACCACCGATGGTGAGCTGGCTAACCGCCTGATGCACCCAAGCCGCTGTGTTGAGCGTGAGTACATGGTTCGTGTATTCGGCGAAGTGACCGAAGAGATGGTGCGCAACCTGGTTAAGGGTGTTGAGCTGGAAGACGGCATGGCACGCTTCGAAGACGTGGTTTACGCCGGTGGTGAAGGTATGAACCATACTTTCTACGTGGTGATTACCGAAGGCCGTAACCGTGAGGTTCGCCGTTTGTGGGATTCTCAGGGCGTGACAGTAAGTCGCCTGAAGCGTGTGCGCTACGGTGACATCTTCCTGACCAAAGACCTGCCGCGAGGCGGTTGGATGGAGCTTGAACTCAAAGAAGTGAACTATCTTCGCGAGAAAGTTGAGCTGCCAGCCGAGACGGAAACCATGCTGACGGTTGAAGGCCAGAAGCGTAAGCGTGGCGTTCGCCAGATCCGTCGCGCCGTGCGTCGTCACGAAGAGCGCCTGAACGAAGACACCGGCCGCGGTCGCCGCGGACGTCAGGACCAGCGTCGCTCGCCTAGCCGTAACCAGGGTGAGGATAGCCGCAACGAGTCGCGCCGTAAGCCGTCAGGCAATCCATCCACTCGCCGTAACCAAGGCGAAGAGAGCACTAACGGCCCGCGCCGCAAGCCGTCGGGTAATGCCGCGAACCGTCGTAACCCGCTGAAGAACAAGCCGGCTAAGCCACGTAGCCGCAAATAA
- the sohB gene encoding protease SohB has protein sequence MDFLFDYGLFLAKIATVVIAFIAILVVAKTVKGHHGSQKGELEVTDLTEQYKHTVHQLESHLFDKPLLKARDKAEKKADKEKHKARQNEVKKAAKEGDLSHSREPRLFVLDFHGSIDAREVASLREEVTAILAVAMEGDEVLLRLETGGGMVHGYGLASSQLDRLKAAGIKLTISVDKVAASGGYMMACVADKIISAPFAVVGSIGVIAQLPNFNKVLKKNDIEFEQITAGEFKRTLTMFGENTDKAREKFQSEIEETHGLFKAFVSEHRPELDLAKVATGEHWFGKQALELGLVDEIGTSDDYISHSCKEREVLQVRYVQRKKLAEKLAGATGDAADNLLLKWISRGQRPIV, from the coding sequence TTGGATTTTTTGTTTGATTATGGATTGTTCCTAGCCAAGATTGCCACGGTGGTTATTGCCTTCATCGCGATTCTGGTGGTGGCTAAAACAGTGAAAGGCCATCATGGAAGCCAGAAAGGTGAGCTAGAAGTCACTGACCTGACTGAGCAGTACAAGCACACCGTGCATCAACTGGAGTCTCACTTGTTTGATAAGCCGTTGCTCAAGGCGCGCGACAAGGCGGAAAAGAAAGCGGACAAGGAAAAGCACAAGGCTCGACAGAACGAAGTCAAGAAAGCGGCCAAAGAAGGTGACTTGTCTCATTCGCGTGAGCCCCGCCTCTTTGTGCTGGATTTCCATGGCAGCATCGATGCCCGCGAAGTGGCTTCACTGCGTGAGGAAGTCACGGCGATCCTTGCGGTGGCAATGGAAGGTGATGAAGTGTTGCTGCGCCTCGAAACAGGCGGCGGTATGGTGCATGGCTACGGTTTGGCTTCTTCCCAGCTTGACCGCCTCAAAGCCGCAGGGATCAAGCTGACGATCTCGGTCGATAAAGTCGCAGCCAGCGGTGGCTACATGATGGCCTGTGTGGCCGATAAAATCATCTCGGCACCGTTTGCGGTGGTCGGTTCCATTGGGGTGATTGCCCAGCTACCAAATTTCAATAAAGTATTGAAGAAAAACGATATTGAGTTTGAGCAAATTACCGCTGGTGAGTTCAAGCGCACCCTGACCATGTTCGGTGAAAACACCGACAAGGCCCGCGAGAAATTCCAGAGCGAGATCGAAGAAACCCACGGCTTGTTCAAGGCTTTCGTGTCGGAGCACCGCCCAGAGCTGGATCTCGCCAAAGTCGCGACCGGTGAGCACTGGTTCGGCAAGCAGGCGTTGGAGCTTGGCTTGGTAGACGAAATTGGCACCAGCGATGATTACATCAGCCACTCTTGCAAGGAGCGTGAAGTTCTACAGGTCCGCTATGTCCAGCGCAAGAAGCTGGCAGAAAAGCTGGCAGGTGCAACCGGTGATGCCGCTGACAACTTGCTGCTGAAATGGATCAGCCGCGGCCAGCGTCCTATTGTTTAA